A genomic window from Triticum urartu cultivar G1812 chromosome 7, Tu2.1, whole genome shotgun sequence includes:
- the LOC125518763 gene encoding uncharacterized protein LOC125518763 has protein sequence MGISHPLSDEFYGGPRGGGLGSALLLSPERTPPPASCCSPVDDGQEDFLQHQVSRMDTLAGIAIKYGVEISDIKRANSLVTDSQMYAHKALLIPLPGRPMPSSVKLNGSSLRSKRAWAPNNQQNGDIVNSLDSDKSRQQQSSLAMSSLQSYYGLSSQGGDDMDLSTEMSLYSKGSSHGIGSEILPISSSPPDSTQSTGRGNGATKEKQDGSIRRRQKVEADTQDDLLSDSIKMIKSFLPRPVSSMRLNTDAGSPDPAARSNGGSFLDGFKSVVRRSPSAPSFADSENNGVSMWSSSKWTFNHESFTRPLLDGLPKPATVRRMKAALD, from the exons ATGGGGATCTCGCACCCGCTGTCCGACGAGTTCTACGGAGGGCCCCGCGGAGGAGGTCTGGGCAGCGCGCTGCTGCTGTCGCCGGAGCggacgccgccgcccgcctcctgcTGCTCGCCCGTGGACGACGGTCAGGAGGACTTCCTCCAGCACCAGGTGTCCCGGATGGACACGCTCGCCGGCATCGCCATCAAGTACGGCGTCGAG ATCTCGGACATTAAGAGGGCAAATAGTCTTGTGACTGACAGCCAGATGTATGCACACAAGGCATTGCTCATACCTCTGCCAGGAAGGCCCATGCCATCCTCTGTGAAGCTGAACGGCTCCAGCCTACGATCGAAGAG AGCGTGGGCTCCGAACAATCAGCAAAACGGGGACATTGTGAATTCACTAGATTCTGATAAGTCTAGGCAACAGCAGTCGTCACTTGCAATGAGCAGCTTGCAGAGCTACTATGGCCTGAGTTCTCAAGGAGGAGATGACATGGATTTGAGTACAGAAATGTCCTTGTACAGCAAGGGAAGCTCCCATGGTATTGGAAGTGAAATACTCCCAATTTCTTCTTCTCCGCCTGACAGTACACAAAGCACTGGCAGAGGCAACGGGGCTACCAAAGAGAAGCAAGATGGTTCCATACGCCGGCGGCAGAAAGTGGAGGCGGATACCCAGGACGACCTTCTGTCGGACTCGATCAAGATGATCAAGAGCTTCCTGCCGAGGCCGGTCTCCAGCATGCGTCTGAATACGGACGCGGGCAGCCCGGATCCCGCCGCGAGGAGCAATGGCGGCTCATTCCTCGACGGGTTCAAGTCCGTGGTGCGGAGGTCGCCGAGCGCCCCGAGCTTTGCGGACTCGGAGAACAATGGGGTCTCCATGTGGTCGAGCTCCAAGTGGACATTCAACCACGAGTCCTTCACCCGGCCGTTGCTCGACGGCCTGCCGAAACCCGCGACGGTTCGCAGGATGAAAGCTGCCCTAGACTGA